The Bremerella alba genome includes a window with the following:
- the pilM gene encoding pilus assembly protein PilM has translation MAVGKAVWGIDIGQSALKALKCRMHEDGFWMVAEAFDFIEYPNPLNQAGAGSEGLIKDALREFLSRNDIRNDTISISVPGQAGLARFFKAPPVEAKRIADIVKYEAKQQIPFPLEDVIWDYQPMPGSHEEEGISLETEIGIFAMKRDQIFRSLQPYLDTGIDVDFVQLTPISLYNFVANDQLTINPLKEEYDPANQPNSYVIVSMGTETTDLVITNGFRVWQRSLPIGGNHFTKQLTKDLKLTFAKAEHLKRHASEAENAKLVFQAMRPVFNDLVTEIQRSIGFFQTLDRKAKISRIIPIGNGMKLPGLVPYLGKNLGYDVVELDGYQKLTGTEVTSAPSFRENMLSFATCYGLCLQGLKKSALRTNLLPQEILVDRIVRQKKPWAVAALASLLLACALNFGFHWQAYNSAHIPEFEDAIRKVTAVESTSQSYNSTDTQLMTEKENLEMIGRYVVGNEENRRLWPELMKAITVSLPTDPELALGRVSDKPIDQRPDLQIEAIESQYFPDLSMWYTEAVKMKYAVTLETRKVILRRLEEGKEASPSIDKELAEEVAAEAAAAGETAPVEEETGSTEGTAAEEEADVDLTEVEGEADPEDELAGPSAEESGWVVQITGYHFHNSPAARENMGAQYVRNTLIDQLDRGSIELINENNEPEIVSMKELGISHPIIAMDEVPRTVQITNPKYDPPAMGSGMGDEYGGGSYGMNSEEPIDPSKIEPPTIQVKVYRFTVQFCWRESPLSKREEVRRAAELAEAEENAANAEMENY, from the coding sequence ATGGCTGTTGGTAAAGCCGTTTGGGGCATCGACATCGGTCAAAGTGCGCTCAAGGCCCTAAAATGCCGAATGCACGAAGACGGATTCTGGATGGTCGCCGAAGCATTCGACTTCATCGAGTATCCCAATCCGTTGAATCAGGCTGGGGCGGGCTCGGAAGGTTTGATTAAGGACGCGTTGCGTGAGTTCCTTTCGCGGAACGATATTCGTAACGACACGATCAGTATTTCCGTTCCAGGCCAGGCTGGGCTTGCGCGTTTCTTCAAAGCACCTCCGGTCGAAGCCAAACGCATTGCGGACATCGTTAAATACGAAGCGAAGCAGCAAATCCCCTTCCCGTTGGAAGACGTGATCTGGGATTATCAGCCGATGCCTGGTTCGCACGAAGAAGAAGGCATCTCGCTCGAAACCGAGATCGGTATCTTTGCGATGAAACGAGATCAGATCTTCCGATCTCTTCAGCCTTACCTGGATACAGGTATCGATGTTGATTTTGTCCAGCTGACTCCGATCAGTTTGTACAATTTCGTTGCGAATGATCAGTTGACGATCAACCCACTCAAAGAAGAGTACGATCCCGCGAATCAGCCCAATTCGTACGTGATTGTTTCGATGGGGACCGAAACGACCGATCTGGTGATTACCAATGGTTTCCGTGTTTGGCAGCGCAGTCTGCCCATCGGCGGCAATCACTTCACAAAGCAGTTGACCAAAGACCTTAAGCTGACCTTTGCCAAGGCCGAACATCTCAAACGCCACGCTTCCGAGGCGGAGAATGCGAAGCTTGTTTTCCAGGCGATGCGTCCGGTGTTTAACGATCTGGTCACGGAAATTCAACGTTCGATCGGGTTCTTTCAGACCTTAGACCGCAAGGCAAAGATTTCTCGAATCATTCCGATTGGTAACGGGATGAAATTGCCTGGTCTGGTCCCTTACCTGGGTAAGAACCTGGGTTACGACGTTGTCGAGCTTGATGGCTATCAAAAACTAACTGGAACAGAAGTCACTTCGGCTCCTAGCTTCCGCGAGAACATGCTCTCGTTTGCAACGTGCTACGGCTTGTGTCTGCAAGGGCTCAAAAAATCGGCGTTGCGAACCAATCTGCTGCCGCAGGAAATTCTGGTTGATCGAATTGTCCGACAAAAGAAACCTTGGGCGGTTGCTGCTTTAGCAAGTCTATTACTCGCTTGTGCTTTGAACTTTGGCTTCCACTGGCAGGCCTATAATTCCGCTCATATCCCGGAATTTGAGGACGCGATTCGCAAGGTCACTGCGGTCGAATCGACTAGCCAAAGTTATAACTCGACTGATACCCAGTTGATGACGGAAAAAGAAAATCTAGAGATGATTGGGCGTTACGTCGTTGGTAACGAAGAAAACCGTCGACTATGGCCCGAGTTGATGAAAGCAATCACGGTTTCGTTACCCACGGATCCAGAATTAGCGCTCGGTCGGGTTTCAGATAAGCCCATTGATCAGCGGCCTGACCTGCAGATCGAGGCGATCGAGTCGCAGTATTTTCCTGACCTTTCGATGTGGTACACCGAAGCTGTCAAAATGAAATACGCGGTCACCCTGGAAACGCGTAAAGTCATTCTGCGACGTCTAGAGGAAGGGAAAGAAGCCTCACCTTCGATCGATAAAGAACTCGCAGAAGAAGTAGCCGCAGAAGCCGCAGCTGCAGGGGAAACTGCTCCTGTGGAAGAAGAAACAGGCTCGACCGAAGGGACGGCGGCCGAAGAGGAAGCAGACGTCGATCTAACCGAAGTCGAGGGAGAAGCCGATCCGGAAGACGAACTTGCTGGCCCATCTGCCGAAGAAAGTGGCTGGGTCGTGCAGATCACCGGTTATCACTTCCACAACAGCCCGGCTGCTCGTGAAAACATGGGTGCCCAGTATGTGCGTAATACGCTGATCGATCAACTCGATCGCGGCAGCATAGAACTGATCAACGAGAACAACGAGCCTGAGATTGTATCGATGAAAGAACTGGGCATATCACATCCCATCATCGCGATGGACGAGGTGCCGAGAACGGTTCAGATTACGAATCCGAAATACGATCCGCCTGCGATGGGCAGTGGTATGGGGGACGAATATGGTGGTGGCAGCTACGGAATGAATTCTGAAGAGCCGATTGATCCCAGCAAGATCGAACCACCTACGATTCAAGTCAAGGTTTATCGATTCACCGTTCAATTCTGTTGGCGTGAATCGCCGCTCTCTAAGCGAGAGGAAGTACGTCGTGCTGCGGAACTTGCCGAAGCGGAAGAGAATGCCGCCAATGCGGAAATGGAGAACTACTAA